In Thermus islandicus DSM 21543, one genomic interval encodes:
- a CDS encoding AEC family transporter, which translates to MPHMEALLNTVGPVALVVYAGFVAGRRMAMDLGTLSRLTVYLLVPALILDSVYRATYTREGLLGLALGYTLTYLLLYLGILGAGRLFRLPPEATKGLLVCSLFPNSGNMGLSLTLFALGEEGLRRAVVYFLLSSVAMFGLGPAFLRGGGLKEGVLFTLRLPLFYALLLGLLLKATGMDPPLRLEEGVRLVGQAAIPVLLLTLGMQMAKTPFRVGAFEATASALRLLLAPLVAYGVGLLLGLPRLEHQVLVLQSATPVAVNAFLLTREFGGDAGRVARSVVASTFLAFLTIPLVLYLIGIR; encoded by the coding sequence ATGCCCCACATGGAGGCCCTCCTCAACACCGTGGGGCCCGTGGCCCTGGTGGTCTACGCCGGGTTTGTGGCGGGCAGGCGGATGGCGATGGACCTCGGCACCCTCTCCCGCCTCACCGTCTACCTGCTGGTGCCGGCCCTGATCCTGGACAGCGTGTACCGGGCGACCTACACCCGGGAAGGCCTCCTGGGGCTCGCCTTGGGCTATACGCTCACCTACCTTCTCCTCTACCTGGGAATCCTGGGGGCGGGAAGGCTTTTTAGGCTGCCCCCGGAGGCCACCAAGGGGCTTCTCGTTTGCAGCCTCTTCCCCAACTCCGGCAACATGGGCCTCTCCCTCACCCTTTTCGCCCTGGGAGAGGAAGGGCTCAGGCGGGCTGTGGTCTACTTCCTCCTCTCCAGCGTGGCCATGTTCGGCCTGGGCCCGGCCTTCCTCCGAGGAGGAGGCCTGAAGGAGGGCGTTCTCTTCACCCTCCGCCTCCCCCTCTTCTACGCCCTCCTTCTGGGCCTCCTCCTCAAGGCCACGGGCATGGACCCCCCCCTCCGCCTGGAGGAGGGGGTGAGGCTCGTGGGCCAGGCGGCGATCCCCGTGCTCCTCCTCACCCTGGGGATGCAGATGGCGAAGACCCCCTTCCGGGTAGGGGCCTTTGAGGCTACGGCGAGCGCCCTGAGGCTCCTCCTCGCTCCCCTGGTGGCCTACGGGGTGGGGCTCCTTCTGGGCCTCCCCCGGCTTGAGCACCAGGTCCTGGTCCTCCAGTCCGCCACCCCCGTGGCGGTGAACGCCTTCCTCCTCACCCGGGAGTTTGGCGGCGACGCGGGCCGCGTAGCCAGGAGCGTGGTGGCCTCCACCTTCCTGGCCTTCCTAACGATCCCCCTGGTCCTCTACCTTATCGGGATCCGGTAG
- a CDS encoding ornithine cyclodeaminase, translated as MPTYLELSEAIRQVLLGEAVAPRRQVLPIPGGSFLVMPAADSEWAVCKLVTVEPGRTPAVRAEVWARRLATGEVFRLPGEEITRRRTAALSLLAAHLLAPRREGALLLVGPGAQGEAHLEAFAEAFPLTRVLVRGRGKERVEALLERAQGMGLAAEAWAGEEVPGDVAFVVTATPSPTPVLPGRLPEGVFLAAVGSFRPDMREVPESLVREAALYCDTEDALLEAGELQGVGRPVVTLREALLGRRSEGRFVLFKSVGHALFDLAAVRAYLGSSPD; from the coding sequence ATGCCCACCTATCTGGAGCTTTCCGAGGCCATAAGGCAGGTCCTTCTGGGGGAGGCGGTGGCCCCCAGGCGGCAGGTTCTCCCCATTCCCGGGGGAAGTTTCCTGGTGATGCCCGCCGCCGACTCTGAGTGGGCGGTGTGCAAGCTGGTGACGGTGGAGCCGGGGAGGACGCCCGCCGTCCGCGCCGAGGTCTGGGCCAGGAGGCTCGCCACCGGGGAGGTCTTCCGCCTGCCCGGGGAGGAGATCACGAGGAGGCGCACCGCCGCCCTTTCCCTCCTCGCCGCCCACCTCCTCGCCCCGAGGCGGGAGGGGGCCCTCCTCCTGGTGGGGCCCGGGGCCCAGGGGGAGGCCCACCTCGAGGCCTTCGCCGAGGCCTTTCCCCTGACCCGGGTCCTGGTGCGGGGAAGGGGAAAGGAGCGGGTGGAGGCCCTCTTGGAAAGGGCCCAGGGGATGGGCCTGGCGGCCGAGGCGTGGGCGGGGGAGGAGGTACCCGGGGACGTGGCCTTCGTGGTCACCGCCACCCCGAGCCCTACCCCCGTCCTCCCCGGGCGCCTGCCCGAGGGGGTCTTCCTGGCGGCGGTGGGTTCCTTCCGCCCGGACATGCGGGAGGTGCCCGAGAGCCTGGTGCGGGAGGCCGCCCTTTACTGCGACACCGAGGACGCCCTCCTCGAGGCCGGGGAGCTCCAGGGGGTGGGGAGGCCCGTGGTGACCCTGCGGGAGGCCCTTTTGGGCCGGAGGAGCGAGGGGCGGTTCGTCCTCTTCAAGAGCGTGGGCCACGCCCTCTTTGACCTGGCGGCGGTACGGGCCTACCTGGGGTCTTCCCCAGATTAG
- a CDS encoding carbohydrate ABC transporter permease: MRDRITAFLVLLPSLLAVGIFVYGFIGQNLWVSLTDWGKDPAQALALHPKLRFLGLENYRELFTGFVDVRFRQSAINLLFFTLFFMAGSLGLGLLLALALDRGPKGEGFFRTVFLFPMALSFVVTGTIWRWLLQPQGGVNVLPTLFGLPPLSFPWLTTREQALVFDWNRLPLYTALVVGLVLLHVAWRAYREGERRRLLWSAASGGVLLLWALTLGQRVHLLPYPEPHGLSLALVGVILAAVWQMSGYTMALYLAGLRGIPVEVLEAAKVDGASEWQTYRHVVFPLLAPITLSAMIVLGHIALKIFDLVFAMAGLDYAPTDVPAIYMYLLAFRGNQFAKGAAIGILLLLLVAVVVIPYLASQLRREVRR; the protein is encoded by the coding sequence CTGGGGGAAAGACCCCGCCCAGGCCCTGGCCCTCCACCCCAAGCTCCGCTTCCTGGGCCTGGAGAACTACCGGGAGCTCTTCACGGGGTTCGTGGACGTGCGCTTCCGCCAAAGCGCCATCAACCTCCTCTTCTTCACCCTGTTCTTCATGGCGGGAAGCCTGGGCCTCGGCCTCCTCCTCGCCCTGGCCCTAGACCGAGGCCCCAAGGGAGAGGGCTTCTTCCGCACGGTCTTCCTCTTCCCCATGGCCCTATCCTTCGTGGTCACAGGAACCATCTGGCGTTGGCTCCTCCAGCCCCAGGGGGGGGTGAACGTCCTGCCCACCCTCTTCGGCCTGCCCCCCCTCAGCTTCCCCTGGCTCACCACCCGGGAGCAGGCCCTGGTCTTTGACTGGAACCGGCTCCCCCTCTACACCGCGCTGGTGGTGGGCCTGGTCCTCCTCCACGTGGCCTGGCGGGCCTACCGGGAGGGGGAGCGAAGGCGCCTCCTTTGGAGCGCGGCCTCCGGAGGGGTCCTCCTCCTCTGGGCCCTCACCCTGGGGCAGCGGGTCCACCTCCTCCCCTACCCCGAGCCCCACGGCCTCAGCCTGGCGCTGGTGGGGGTGATCCTGGCCGCCGTGTGGCAGATGTCCGGGTACACCATGGCCCTCTACCTGGCGGGCCTAAGGGGGATTCCCGTAGAGGTGCTGGAAGCGGCCAAGGTGGATGGGGCCAGCGAGTGGCAGACCTACCGCCACGTGGTCTTCCCCCTCCTCGCCCCCATCACCCTCTCGGCCATGATCGTCCTGGGGCATATCGCCCTCAAGATCTTTGACCTCGTCTTCGCTATGGCCGGCCTGGACTACGCCCCCACGGACGTGCCTGCCATCTACATGTACCTCCTGGCCTTCCGGGGGAACCAGTTCGCCAAGGGCGCCGCCATCGGCATCCTCCTCCTCCTCCTGGTGGCGGTAGTGGTGATCCCCTACCTGGCAAGCCAGCTCCGGCGGGAGGTGCGGCGCTGA
- a CDS encoding carbohydrate ABC transporter permease, with translation MGRVLLYGFLLLATLFFLLPVYLVVLTALKEPAQITLDTVWRWPSPPYWESFRIAWEAFRPKFQNSLVLALSATCLSALVGALNGYVLAKWPFRGSGLLFALMLFGMFIPYQSVLIPLFHFVKAIGLYGTLSGLVLVHVVYGIPIVTLIFKNYYSEIPDELVEAARIDGAGFFGVFRRVILPLSAPAFVVVAIWQFTQIWNEFLFAVTLTRPESQPITVALAQLAGGEAVKWNLPMAGAILAALPTLLVYILLGRYFLRGLLAGSVKG, from the coding sequence ATGGGGCGGGTCCTCCTGTACGGCTTCCTCCTCCTGGCCACCCTCTTCTTCCTCCTGCCCGTCTACCTCGTGGTCCTCACCGCCCTCAAGGAACCCGCCCAGATCACCCTGGACACGGTGTGGCGCTGGCCGTCCCCCCCTTACTGGGAGAGCTTTCGTATCGCCTGGGAAGCCTTCCGGCCCAAGTTCCAAAACAGCCTGGTCCTCGCCCTGTCTGCTACCTGCCTCTCCGCTTTGGTGGGGGCACTGAACGGGTACGTCCTCGCCAAGTGGCCCTTCAGGGGGTCGGGCCTCCTCTTCGCTCTCATGCTCTTTGGGATGTTCATTCCCTACCAGAGCGTCCTCATCCCCCTGTTCCACTTCGTCAAGGCCATCGGGCTCTACGGAACCCTTTCCGGCCTCGTCCTGGTCCACGTGGTCTATGGCATCCCCATCGTCACCCTAATCTTCAAAAATTACTACAGCGAGATCCCGGACGAGCTGGTGGAGGCCGCTCGGATTGATGGGGCGGGGTTTTTCGGCGTCTTCCGCCGCGTGATCCTGCCCCTTTCCGCCCCCGCCTTCGTGGTGGTGGCCATCTGGCAGTTCACGCAGATCTGGAACGAGTTTCTCTTCGCCGTGACCCTCACCCGGCCCGAAAGCCAGCCCATCACCGTGGCCTTGGCCCAGCTCGCCGGGGGGGAGGCCGTGAAGTGGAACCTGCCCATGGCCGGGGCCATCCTGGCGGCCCTGCCCACCCTTTTGGTGTACATCCTGCTGGGGCGGTACTTCCTCAGGGGCCTCCTGGCGGGATCGGTGAAGGGCTAA
- a CDS encoding 16S rRNA (uracil(1498)-N(3))-methyltransferase, with amino-acid sequence MRPHRAYSPGLTGVLPLAEGRHLVEVLRARVGDRFTVFDAQREALAEVVDLGPPVRYRILEERRPEREVGVEVVLYMALLKGDKLAEVVRMATELGATRIQPLITRHSVPKEMGEGKLRRLRAIALEAAKQSGRVVVPEVLPPIPLEAVPGVAQGLVAHVGARARVREVLDPGRPLALAVGPEGGFAEEEVALLEGRGFTPVSLGRRILRAETAALALLALCTAGEGR; translated from the coding sequence GTGCGCCCCCACCGCGCCTATAGCCCTGGCCTCACTGGGGTCCTCCCTTTGGCGGAGGGCCGCCACCTGGTGGAGGTTCTGAGGGCCCGGGTGGGGGACCGCTTCACCGTGTTTGACGCCCAAAGGGAGGCCCTGGCCGAGGTGGTGGACCTGGGCCCCCCGGTGCGCTACCGCATCCTGGAGGAACGGAGGCCCGAGCGGGAGGTGGGGGTGGAGGTGGTCCTCTACATGGCCCTCCTCAAGGGGGATAAGCTTGCCGAGGTGGTGCGGATGGCCACGGAACTGGGGGCTACCCGGATCCAGCCCCTCATTACCCGGCATTCCGTCCCCAAGGAGATGGGGGAGGGGAAGCTCAGGCGCCTTAGGGCCATCGCCCTCGAGGCGGCGAAGCAGTCGGGGAGGGTGGTGGTCCCCGAGGTCCTCCCCCCCATTCCCCTGGAGGCGGTGCCCGGGGTGGCCCAGGGCCTGGTGGCCCACGTGGGGGCGAGGGCCCGGGTGCGGGAGGTCCTGGACCCGGGAAGGCCCCTGGCCCTCGCCGTGGGGCCGGAGGGCGGGTTCGCCGAGGAGGAGGTGGCCCTCCTCGAGGGGCGGGGCTTCACCCCTGTGAGCCTGGGGCGGCGGATCCTCCGGGCCGAGACCGCAGCCCTTGCCCTCCTCGCCCTCTGCACCGCCGGGGAGGGGCGATGA